A genomic segment from Nicotiana sylvestris chromosome 1, ASM39365v2, whole genome shotgun sequence encodes:
- the LOC138869510 gene encoding secreted RxLR effector protein 161-like produces MDETGPPVNQTMNRGIIGCLLYLTASRPDIIFSVGRCAKFQSNPKESHLKAAKRILRYFKGTQDLVLYYPSGDNFNLIEYADADYAGYLVDRKNTFGMAHFLGSCLISWGTRKQNSVALSIAKAEYIAAASCCAQLLWIKQQLEDFGVLTKSMPLLCDNTSALNMAKNPVPHKRTKHIDVRHHFLRDNMEKGLIYMKFCSTEDQIADIFTKALNREHFERNRVKLGLLKPN; encoded by the coding sequence atggatgaaactggtcctcctgtgaatcaaaccatgaatagaggcattattgggtgTCTTCTCTATCTTACTGCAAGTAGACCTGATATTATCTTTAGTGTGGGGCGATGTGcaaagtttcaatcaaatcctaAAGAATCTCATTTGAAGGCAGCCAAAAGAATTCTGAGATATTTTAAAGGAACACAAGACCTGGTTCTTTATTATCCCTCAGGTGACAATTTTAATCTCATTGAATATGCTGATGcagactatgcaggttatcttgtggataggaaaaacacttttggaatggctcacttcctaggttcatgtcttatctcttggggcacaaggaagcaaaactcagtggctctttcaatagCTAAAGCAGAATATATAGCCGCAGCATCCTGCTGTGcacaacttttatggattaagCAACAATTGGAGGACTTTGGGGTACTCACTAAGAGTATGCCCCTTCTATGTGATAACACCAgcgcactcaacatggccaagaatccagttccacacaaaaggaccaagcatattgatgtgaggcatcactTTCTGAGAGACAATATGGAGAAAGGATTGATATATATGAAGTTCTGTAGCACAGAAGACCAAATTGCAGACATCTTTACCAAGGCATTAAAtagggaacattttgaaagaaacagagtgaagttggggcttttaaagcccaattga